Proteins from one Bradyrhizobium roseum genomic window:
- a CDS encoding ABC transporter permease, producing MTSISEPVYRSRASSLALRYALRELRSGLRGFYVFIACIALGVMAIAGVGSVAASLSEGLTREGRTLLGGDVAFSLIQREAKPEEIDFLRARGQVSVAAALRVMARSNDGQLALVELKAVDGNYPTLGEVTLDPKMPMADLLAERDGAFGAAVDSTLLARLDLKIGDRITIGNANFQIRSVVVAEPDKLAGNVGLGPRVLVSEQSLRASGLLQPGSLVRWIYRVKLPNNAADDRAATQLIDNARSALPEAGWWIRSSSNASPQLERTINRFSQFLSLVGLAALLVGGVGVANAVKSHIDRRRDVIASFKALGATGRDVFTIYLTQVILLAGVGSVIGLAIGAALPFAIVGLFGKLLPLPVIPALHADELALSFVYGLLTALAFGLWPLGRVHDVPVAALFREEVSGEWRRPRWSYLALMAAVIALLVGVAIGLSYDKRVAAVFVVSSVAVFALLRVVAAGLMALARRLPRSRITMLRLAIANIYRPGALTPSVVMSLGLGLAVLVTITQIDGNLRRQFLAALPEKAPSFYFIDIPTADADRFGDFLKKVAPQSTVDDVPMLRGRIVAARGVKADELKASQDSEWVLQSDRGLTYTNEVPKGSKVVEGEWWSADYQGPPLVSLEKKIADGLKLKIGDEIVVNVLGRDISAKISNLRNVDWQGLGINFVLVFSPNAFKGAPHSHVATLSEAHPDPAGDARIIKQVADAFPMVTSVRVREALETVGTVIANLVLAIRGASAVTLISAILVLGGALAAGHRHRVYDAVILKTLGATRARLLGAYALEYLMIGLATAVFGVIAGSIAAWLIVTRLMTLSFIWQAGSAAGVVAAALVVTVGLGLAGTLLALNQKPASVLRNL from the coding sequence ATGACAAGCATTTCCGAACCCGTCTATCGCAGCCGCGCGTCGTCCCTTGCCTTGCGCTACGCGCTGCGCGAACTGCGCAGCGGCTTGCGGGGATTTTATGTCTTCATCGCCTGCATCGCGCTCGGCGTGATGGCGATTGCCGGCGTCGGCTCGGTGGCTGCCAGCCTCAGCGAAGGGTTGACGCGCGAGGGCCGCACGCTGCTCGGCGGCGACGTGGCGTTCTCGCTGATCCAGCGCGAAGCCAAGCCGGAGGAAATCGACTTCCTGCGCGCCCGTGGCCAGGTTTCGGTCGCCGCGGCGCTGCGCGTCATGGCGCGCAGCAATGACGGCCAGCTGGCGCTGGTCGAGCTCAAGGCCGTGGACGGCAACTACCCGACGCTGGGGGAAGTCACGCTCGATCCCAAAATGCCGATGGCCGATCTATTGGCCGAGCGTGACGGCGCGTTCGGCGCGGCGGTCGATTCGACGCTGCTGGCGCGGCTCGATCTCAAGATCGGCGACCGCATCACCATCGGGAATGCCAACTTTCAGATCCGCAGCGTGGTGGTCGCCGAACCCGACAAGCTCGCCGGCAATGTCGGTTTGGGCCCGCGCGTCCTCGTCAGCGAGCAGAGCCTGCGCGCGAGCGGGTTGCTGCAGCCCGGCAGCCTGGTGCGCTGGATCTACCGCGTGAAGCTGCCCAACAATGCGGCCGATGATCGCGCCGCAACCCAGTTGATCGACAACGCGCGGAGCGCCCTCCCCGAGGCCGGCTGGTGGATCCGTAGCAGCAGCAACGCTTCGCCGCAGCTCGAACGCACCATCAACCGCTTCAGCCAGTTCCTGTCGCTGGTCGGCCTCGCCGCTCTCCTGGTCGGCGGCGTCGGCGTCGCCAACGCGGTCAAGAGCCACATCGATCGCCGCCGCGACGTCATCGCCTCGTTCAAGGCGCTGGGCGCCACCGGCCGCGACGTCTTCACCATCTATCTGACGCAGGTGATCCTGCTCGCCGGGGTCGGTTCAGTGATCGGATTGGCGATCGGGGCAGCCTTGCCCTTTGCCATCGTCGGCCTGTTCGGCAAGCTGCTGCCGCTGCCGGTCATCCCCGCCCTGCACGCGGACGAACTGGCGCTCTCGTTCGTCTACGGCCTGCTCACCGCGCTCGCCTTCGGATTATGGCCGCTCGGCCGGGTGCACGACGTGCCGGTCGCGGCGCTGTTTCGCGAGGAAGTGTCGGGCGAATGGCGCCGGCCGCGCTGGAGCTATCTGGCGCTGATGGCCGCGGTGATCGCGCTGCTGGTCGGCGTGGCCATCGGCCTTTCCTACGACAAGCGGGTGGCGGCCGTATTCGTCGTCTCGTCAGTGGCGGTATTCGCGCTGCTGCGCGTCGTGGCGGCCGGGCTGATGGCGCTGGCGCGCCGCTTGCCCCGAAGCCGAATCACCATGCTGCGGCTGGCGATTGCCAATATCTACCGGCCCGGCGCGCTGACGCCCTCGGTCGTGATGTCGCTCGGCCTCGGGCTCGCGGTGCTGGTCACGATCACCCAGATCGACGGCAATCTGCGACGGCAGTTCCTGGCGGCATTGCCGGAGAAAGCCCCCTCATTCTACTTCATCGACATCCCGACCGCCGATGCCGACCGGTTCGGCGACTTCCTCAAGAAGGTAGCGCCGCAATCGACGGTGGACGACGTGCCGATGCTGCGCGGACGCATCGTCGCCGCCCGCGGCGTCAAGGCCGACGAACTCAAGGCGTCGCAGGATTCCGAATGGGTGCTGCAGAGCGATCGTGGCCTGACTTATACCAACGAGGTTCCCAAGGGCTCGAAGGTGGTCGAGGGCGAATGGTGGAGCGCGGACTATCAAGGGCCGCCGCTGGTCTCGCTGGAGAAGAAGATCGCCGACGGCCTCAAGCTCAAAATCGGCGACGAGATCGTCGTCAACGTGCTCGGCCGCGACATCTCGGCCAAAATCAGCAATCTGCGCAACGTCGACTGGCAGGGGCTCGGCATCAACTTCGTGTTGGTGTTCTCGCCCAACGCGTTCAAGGGCGCGCCGCACAGCCATGTCGCGACCCTGTCCGAGGCCCACCCGGACCCGGCCGGCGACGCCCGAATCATCAAGCAGGTGGCGGACGCCTTCCCGATGGTCACCAGCGTGCGGGTCCGCGAGGCGCTCGAAACCGTCGGCACCGTCATCGCCAATCTCGTGCTTGCCATCCGCGGCGCCAGCGCGGTGACGCTGATCTCGGCGATCCTGGTGCTGGGCGGGGCGCTCGCGGCCGGACACCGCCACCGGGTCTACGACGCCGTCATCCTGAAGACGCTGGGGGCGACCCGGGCGCGGCTGCTCGGCGCCTACGCCCTGGAGTACCTGATGATCGGCCTCGCCACGGCGGTATTCGGCGTGATCGCGGGTTCGATCGCTGCCTGGCTGATCGTAACCCGGCTGATGACGCTCAGCTTCATCTGGCAGGCCGGCAGCGCCGCCGGCGTGGTCGCCGCCGCCCTGGTCGTCACGGTGGGCCTCGGACTCGCCGGAACGTTGCTGGCGCTCAACCAGAAGCCGGCCAGCGTGTTGCGTAATTTGTGA
- the acnA gene encoding aconitate hydratase AcnA, with protein sequence MTSLDSFKCRKTLKVGSKTYVYYSLPAAEKNGLKGISKLPYSMKVLLENLLRNEDGRTVKKEDIVAVSKWLRKRKLEHEIAFRPARVLMQDFTGVPAVVDLAAMRNAMQALGGDAEKINPLVPVDLVIDHSVIVNFFGDNKAFGKNVAEEYKQNQERYEFLKWGQKAFSNFSVVPPGTGICHQVNLEYLAQTVWTKKEKMTVGKKTGTFEVAYPDSLVGTDSHTTMVNGLAVLGWGVGGIEAEACMLGQPLSMLLPEVIGFKLKGQLKEGVTATDLVLTVTQMLRKQGVVGKFVEFFGPGLDFLSVADKATIGNMAPEYGATCGFFPVDAATIDYLKTSGRKADRVALVSAYAKAQGLFRTAKSADPVFTETLTLDLKDVVPSMAGPKRPEGRVALPAVSTGFATALAGEYKKPEGGDTRYPVEGKNFDLGHGDVVIAAITSCTNTSNPSVLIGAGLLARNAAAKGLKAKPWVKTSLAPGSQVVAEYLANSGLQKDLDKVGFNLVGFGCTTCIGNSGPLPEEISKSINDNGIVAAAVLSGNRNFEGRVSPDVQANYLASPPLVVAYALAGTVTKDLAVEPIGTGKDGKPVYLKDIWPTTKEINAYMKKFVTATIFKKRYADVFKGDTNWRKIKTTDSETYRWNMSSTYVQNPPYFEGMKKEPDPVVDVVDARILAMFGDKITTDHISPAGSIKLTSPAGKFLSEHQVRPADFNQYGTRRGNHEIMMRGTFANIRIKNFMLKGADGNIPEGGLTKHWPDGEEMSIYDAAMKYQQESVPLVVFAGAEYGNGSSRDWAAKGTRLLGVRAVICQSFERIHRSNLVGMGVLPLTFEDGTSWSSLGLKGDEKVTIRGLQGDLKPRQMLTAEVVSGDGALQRVPLLCRIDTLDELEYYRNGGILHYVLRKLAA encoded by the coding sequence ATGACCTCGCTCGACAGCTTCAAATGCCGCAAGACCCTCAAGGTCGGCAGCAAGACCTACGTCTATTACAGTCTGCCCGCCGCCGAGAAGAACGGTTTGAAGGGAATTTCCAAGCTGCCCTATTCGATGAAGGTGCTGCTGGAAAACCTGCTGCGCAATGAGGACGGCCGCACCGTCAAGAAGGAAGACATCGTCGCGGTGTCGAAATGGTTGAGGAAGCGTAAACTCGAGCATGAAATCGCGTTCCGCCCGGCGCGCGTGCTGATGCAGGATTTCACCGGCGTGCCGGCGGTGGTCGATCTCGCCGCGATGCGCAACGCGATGCAGGCGCTCGGCGGCGACGCCGAGAAGATCAACCCGCTGGTGCCGGTCGACCTCGTCATCGACCACTCCGTCATCGTCAACTTCTTCGGTGACAACAAGGCGTTCGGCAAGAACGTGGCCGAGGAATACAAGCAGAACCAGGAACGCTACGAATTCCTGAAGTGGGGCCAGAAGGCGTTTTCGAATTTCTCCGTGGTGCCGCCCGGCACCGGCATCTGCCACCAGGTCAATCTCGAATACCTTGCGCAGACCGTATGGACGAAGAAGGAGAAGATGACGGTCGGCAAGAAGACCGGCACTTTCGAGGTCGCCTATCCGGATTCGCTGGTCGGCACCGATTCGCACACGACGATGGTCAACGGCCTTGCCGTGCTCGGCTGGGGCGTCGGCGGTATCGAGGCGGAAGCCTGCATGCTCGGCCAGCCGCTGTCGATGCTGCTGCCGGAAGTGATCGGTTTCAAGCTGAAGGGCCAGCTCAAGGAAGGCGTCACCGCGACCGACCTCGTGCTGACCGTGACGCAGATGCTGCGCAAGCAGGGCGTGGTCGGCAAGTTCGTCGAGTTCTTCGGCCCGGGCCTCGACTTCCTCTCGGTGGCGGACAAGGCGACCATCGGCAACATGGCGCCGGAATACGGCGCGACCTGCGGCTTCTTCCCGGTCGATGCCGCGACCATCGATTACCTCAAGACCTCGGGCCGCAAGGCGGACCGCGTCGCGCTGGTGTCGGCCTACGCCAAGGCGCAGGGCCTTTTCCGCACGGCGAAATCCGCTGACCCGGTGTTCACGGAAACGCTGACGCTCGATCTGAAGGATGTCGTGCCGTCGATGGCCGGCCCGAAGCGTCCCGAAGGCCGCGTCGCGCTGCCCGCCGTGTCGACCGGCTTCGCCACTGCGCTTGCCGGCGAATACAAGAAGCCGGAAGGCGGCGACACGCGCTACCCGGTCGAGGGCAAGAACTTCGACCTCGGTCATGGCGACGTGGTGATCGCCGCGATCACCTCCTGCACCAACACTTCCAACCCGAGCGTGCTGATCGGCGCCGGCCTGCTGGCGCGTAACGCCGCAGCCAAGGGTCTGAAAGCAAAACCGTGGGTCAAGACCTCGCTCGCGCCTGGAAGCCAGGTCGTCGCGGAATATCTCGCCAATTCGGGGCTGCAGAAGGATCTGGACAAGGTCGGCTTCAACCTGGTCGGCTTCGGCTGCACCACCTGTATCGGCAACTCCGGCCCGCTGCCGGAGGAAATTTCAAAGTCGATCAACGACAACGGCATCGTCGCCGCCGCCGTGCTGTCGGGCAACCGCAACTTCGAAGGTCGCGTCTCGCCGGACGTGCAGGCGAACTATCTGGCCTCGCCGCCGCTGGTGGTGGCCTACGCGCTGGCGGGCACCGTGACCAAGGATCTCGCGGTCGAGCCGATCGGCACCGGCAAGGACGGCAAGCCGGTCTATCTGAAGGACATCTGGCCGACCACGAAGGAGATCAACGCCTACATGAAGAAGTTCGTCACTGCGACGATCTTCAAGAAGCGTTATGCCGACGTGTTCAAGGGCGACACCAACTGGCGCAAGATCAAGACCACCGACAGCGAGACCTATCGCTGGAACATGTCGTCGACCTATGTGCAGAATCCACCCTATTTCGAAGGCATGAAGAAGGAACCCGATCCGGTCGTCGACGTAGTCGATGCGCGGATTCTGGCGATGTTCGGCGACAAGATCACCACCGACCACATCTCGCCGGCCGGTTCGATCAAGCTGACCTCACCGGCCGGAAAATTCCTCAGCGAGCACCAGGTCCGTCCGGCCGACTTCAACCAGTACGGCACGCGGCGCGGCAATCATGAAATCATGATGCGCGGCACGTTTGCCAACATCCGCATCAAGAACTTCATGCTGAAGGGCGCCGACGGCAACATCCCGGAAGGCGGCTTGACCAAGCACTGGCCCGACGGCGAAGAGATGTCGATCTACGACGCGGCGATGAAGTACCAGCAGGAGAGCGTACCGCTGGTGGTCTTCGCCGGCGCCGAATACGGCAACGGTTCTTCGCGCGACTGGGCCGCCAAGGGCACCCGCCTGCTCGGCGTTCGCGCCGTGATCTGCCAGAGCTTCGAGCGCATCCACCGCTCCAACCTGGTCGGCATGGGCGTGTTGCCGCTGACCTTCGAGGACGGCACCTCGTGGTCGTCGCTCGGCCTCAAGGGTGACGAGAAGGTGACGATCCGGGGCCTCCAGGGCGACCTGAAGCCGCGCCAGATGCTGACGGCGGAGGTCGTCTCCGGCGATGGCGCGCTGCAGCGCGTGCCGCTGCTTTGCCGCATCGATACGCTCGACGAGCTCGAGTACTATCGGAACGGCGGCATTCTGCATTATGTGCTGCGCAAGCTCGCGGCGTAG
- a CDS encoding GNAT family N-acetyltransferase, with product MFAPEIRTATEADLPAITEIYEHAVRYGTATFELIPPDLAEMTRRFRALTDDGFPYFAAAVDGTVIGYAYAGPYRPRPAYRFTVENSVYLQPAIHRRGIGLQLMQRLIAECEARGYRQMIAVIGDSANAGSIGVHTRCGFQMIGTHPNVGLKFGRWLDTVMMQRALGEGGTTVPAS from the coding sequence ATGTTCGCTCCCGAAATCCGTACCGCCACCGAGGCGGACCTCCCCGCTATCACCGAAATCTATGAGCACGCGGTCCGCTACGGCACCGCGACGTTCGAACTGATCCCGCCCGATCTTGCAGAGATGACGCGGCGGTTCAGGGCGCTCACAGACGACGGCTTCCCCTATTTCGCCGCGGCGGTCGACGGCACGGTGATCGGCTATGCCTATGCCGGCCCCTATCGGCCGCGGCCGGCGTACCGTTTCACGGTGGAGAATTCCGTCTATTTGCAACCGGCGATCCACCGCCGCGGCATCGGCCTGCAGTTGATGCAGCGGCTGATCGCCGAGTGCGAGGCACGCGGATACCGGCAGATGATCGCCGTGATCGGCGACTCCGCCAACGCCGGCTCGATTGGCGTTCATACCCGATGCGGGTTCCAGATGATCGGGACGCACCCGAATGTCGGGCTCAAATTCGGCCGCTGGCTCGACACCGTGATGATGCAGCGCGCACTGGGGGAGGGTGGGACAACGGTGCCGGCATCGTAG
- a CDS encoding arylesterase — translation MTRSYGTSAARVEGLQRLFAHLGVLIVILMTAGPVLAQSPVQVPAKPVKMVVLGDSLSAGFGLPASAAFPARLQKALADKGIKVDMINAGVSGDTSSGGRDRLDWSIPEGTEAVILELGANDALRGVDPAVTRTAISDILTRLKARKIAVLMCGMLAPPNYGSDYAARFNAIYPELSKSFDVPLYPFFLEGVAADAKLNQADGMHPTAEGIDVIVKNILPMVEAFLGTISGQRS, via the coding sequence ATGACTCGGTCATATGGCACTTCAGCCGCTCGGGTCGAGGGCTTGCAAAGGTTGTTTGCGCACTTAGGCGTGTTGATTGTGATTTTGATGACGGCCGGGCCGGTTCTGGCCCAGTCCCCAGTTCAAGTGCCCGCCAAGCCGGTCAAAATGGTCGTTCTCGGCGATTCCCTGAGCGCCGGTTTCGGTCTGCCGGCCTCGGCGGCGTTTCCGGCGCGTTTGCAAAAAGCCTTGGCTGACAAGGGGATAAAGGTCGACATGATCAATGCCGGGGTATCCGGCGATACTTCTTCCGGGGGGCGCGACCGACTGGACTGGTCGATCCCCGAGGGAACCGAGGCGGTGATCCTCGAACTCGGCGCCAACGATGCGCTGCGCGGAGTCGACCCCGCCGTCACCCGCACGGCGATCAGTGATATCCTGACGCGTCTGAAGGCGCGCAAGATTGCCGTGCTGATGTGCGGGATGCTCGCCCCACCCAATTACGGCAGCGACTATGCTGCGCGCTTCAACGCGATCTATCCGGAGCTTTCGAAATCCTTCGACGTGCCGCTCTATCCGTTCTTCCTGGAAGGGGTGGCCGCCGACGCAAAACTGAACCAGGCGGACGGGATGCACCCGACCGCGGAGGGCATCGACGTTATCGTAAAGAACATCCTGCCCATGGTGGAGGCATTTCTCGGGACGATCTCCGGGCAACGGAGTTGA
- a CDS encoding DUF1223 domain-containing protein, with the protein MTALMAHNLISRWSGALGVCAIIAVIRPAHADPRTVVELFTSQGCSSCPPADKIVGELAKDPGVIALSMPIDYWDYLGWKDTLADSRFSARQKAYSHVRGDRNLYTPQMIVNGSAQVIGSDRTAIDKAIKSTGKAEGVMSVPVSMTLSGKQINVSVEASKAATGRGEVWLCSVSRAVPISIGRGENRGQQVTYYNVVRNIVKIGDWNGTAGSWTVPLDSISSNGVDAAVVYVQDGSRDRPGAMLGAAFTVLR; encoded by the coding sequence ATGACAGCGTTGATGGCCCACAATTTGATATCGCGTTGGTCCGGCGCGCTCGGGGTCTGCGCGATCATCGCGGTCATCCGGCCGGCCCATGCCGATCCGCGCACGGTGGTCGAACTCTTCACCTCGCAGGGCTGTTCGTCATGTCCGCCGGCCGACAAGATCGTCGGCGAACTCGCCAAGGATCCGGGCGTGATCGCGCTGAGCATGCCGATCGACTATTGGGACTATCTCGGCTGGAAGGATACGCTGGCGGACTCGCGGTTCAGCGCGCGGCAGAAGGCCTATTCACACGTCCGCGGTGACCGCAATCTCTATACGCCGCAGATGATCGTCAACGGCTCGGCGCAGGTGATCGGCAGCGATCGCACCGCCATCGATAAAGCCATCAAGAGCACGGGCAAGGCCGAGGGCGTAATGTCGGTGCCGGTCTCGATGACCTTGTCGGGCAAGCAGATCAACGTTTCGGTTGAGGCAAGCAAGGCGGCGACGGGTCGCGGCGAAGTCTGGCTTTGCTCGGTCTCGCGGGCCGTGCCGATTTCGATCGGGCGCGGTGAGAACCGCGGCCAGCAGGTCACCTACTACAACGTGGTGCGCAATATCGTGAAGATCGGCGACTGGAACGGCACTGCGGGAAGCTGGACAGTTCCGCTGGACAGTATCTCCAGCAATGGAGTCGATGCGGCAGTCGTCTATGTCCAGGATGGCAGCCGTGACAGGCCAGGCGCAATGCTCGGCGCCGCCTTCACCGTGCTGCGCTAA
- a CDS encoding ABC transporter ATP-binding protein, translated as MDSLIEPSSLTGVAPDTITISNVNLSLGSGAARVHILKDISLRVASGEAIGLIGPSGSGKSTLLMVMAGLERPDSGEVVVNGTPFNALDEDALARFRGRQVGIVFQSFHLIPTMTALENVAVPLELAGNPDAAARAAQELASVGLGERLHHYPTQLSGGEQQRVALARALAPDPAILVADEPTGNLDETTGRQIVDMLFTKHAERGMTLVLVTHDTSLAQRCDRVVRLRSGRIDGHS; from the coding sequence ATGGACAGTCTCATCGAACCCTCTTCACTCACCGGCGTTGCTCCGGACACCATAACCATTTCCAACGTCAACCTCTCGCTCGGCTCGGGCGCTGCACGCGTACATATCCTGAAGGATATCAGCCTTCGTGTGGCATCGGGCGAGGCGATCGGCCTGATCGGGCCATCAGGTTCGGGCAAATCGACCCTGCTGATGGTGATGGCGGGGCTGGAGCGTCCTGACAGCGGAGAGGTGGTGGTCAACGGCACCCCGTTCAATGCCCTCGACGAGGATGCGCTGGCGCGCTTCCGCGGACGCCAGGTCGGCATCGTGTTCCAGTCGTTCCATCTGATCCCGACCATGACGGCGTTGGAGAACGTCGCGGTGCCGCTGGAGCTCGCCGGCAACCCCGATGCGGCGGCGCGCGCCGCGCAGGAGCTGGCATCCGTCGGCCTCGGCGAACGCCTGCATCACTATCCGACGCAACTTTCGGGCGGCGAGCAGCAGCGCGTTGCGCTGGCCCGGGCACTGGCGCCGGACCCAGCGATTCTTGTCGCGGACGAGCCGACCGGCAATCTCGACGAGACCACCGGCCGGCAGATCGTCGATATGCTGTTCACCAAGCACGCCGAACGCGGCATGACGTTGGTGCTGGTGACGCATGACACCTCGCTCGCACAGCGCTGCGACCGCGTGGTGCGGTTGCGTTCCGGCCGCATCGACGGACATTCATGA
- a CDS encoding Bax inhibitor-1/YccA family protein, whose protein sequence is MSDLDRNYASPFGRAAGRVDAATVDAGLRAYMLRIYNYMSIGLAITGLAALGVYMAAVTTDQAGAAARIGKVFLTPFGQAMYVSPLKWLFILAPLVMVFAISAGINRLRPATAQMLFWVFSALMGISLSSIFLVYTHTSIVRVFFITAATFGALSLYGYTTKRDMSGMGSFLFMGLIGVIIASVVNLFLASSMLQFIVSVVGVLVFAGLTAWDTQRLKNDYIYGYASQGGEIAEKAAITGALSLYLNFINLFTLLLQLLGQRE, encoded by the coding sequence ATGTCGGACCTAGACCGTAACTACGCTTCTCCTTTCGGCCGGGCCGCCGGGCGCGTTGATGCCGCGACCGTCGATGCCGGTCTGCGCGCCTACATGCTGCGCATCTACAACTACATGAGCATCGGCCTGGCCATCACCGGCCTTGCAGCGCTCGGCGTCTATATGGCCGCCGTGACCACCGATCAGGCCGGCGCGGCGGCGCGAATTGGCAAAGTCTTCCTGACGCCGTTCGGCCAGGCGATGTATGTCAGCCCGCTGAAGTGGCTGTTCATCCTTGCGCCGCTGGTGATGGTGTTCGCGATCTCGGCCGGCATCAACCGGCTGCGGCCTGCGACCGCCCAGATGCTGTTCTGGGTGTTCTCGGCGCTGATGGGCATCTCGCTGTCGTCGATCTTCCTGGTGTACACGCACACCTCGATCGTGCGGGTGTTCTTCATCACCGCGGCCACCTTCGGCGCGCTGAGCCTGTACGGCTACACCACCAAGCGTGACATGAGCGGCATGGGGTCGTTCCTGTTCATGGGCCTGATCGGCGTCATCATCGCGAGCGTGGTCAACCTGTTCCTCGCCAGCTCGATGCTGCAGTTCATCGTCTCGGTGGTCGGCGTGCTGGTGTTCGCGGGCCTCACGGCCTGGGATACCCAGCGGCTGAAGAACGACTACATCTACGGCTACGCCTCCCAGGGTGGTGAAATTGCAGAGAAGGCGGCGATCACCGGCGCGCTCTCGCTCTACCTGAACTTTATCAACCTGTTCACGCTGCTGTTGCAGCTGCTCGGCCAGCGCGAGTAG
- a CDS encoding DUF2794 domain-containing protein translates to MSTISEDTDPSAIRAVARPATAAPQQVRVTFNRLELNLILNLYGRMVADGEWRDYAIDFLKDRAVFSVFRRASEVPIYRIEKDPRLARKQGMYSVIAATGLILRRGHELERVLLVIDRKLAVV, encoded by the coding sequence ATGAGCACGATATCGGAGGACACCGATCCAAGCGCGATACGCGCGGTGGCACGTCCTGCCACTGCAGCGCCGCAGCAAGTTCGCGTCACGTTCAATCGCCTCGAACTCAACCTTATCCTCAATCTGTATGGCCGCATGGTCGCCGACGGCGAATGGCGCGACTACGCCATCGACTTCCTGAAGGATCGTGCGGTATTTTCGGTATTTCGCCGTGCCTCCGAAGTTCCAATCTACCGGATTGAGAAGGATCCGCGGCTCGCGCGCAAGCAGGGCATGTACAGCGTGATCGCGGCGACAGGCCTGATCCTGCGCCGCGGCCACGAGCTCGAGCGCGTGCTGCTGGTGATCGACCGGAAGCTGGCGGTGGTTTAG